A window of the Pirellulales bacterium genome harbors these coding sequences:
- a CDS encoding helix-turn-helix domain-containing protein, with product VRMLMPADNREPKMDLRQTTFLEEEEGARAPEVSRSTLRGSKRSSSKESIQAMLIESLVPLAEQLQRIHAMLDTLAKQVLSQQLVKEYYSTKEAAKVLGKRPYTVREWCRMGRIRAEKADFGRGLDEEWRISHDELVRIQNEGLMTLKPESRIGGPRRVAKKQAG from the coding sequence GTGCGTATGCTGATGCCCGCCGACAACAGGGAACCGAAGATGGACCTTCGGCAAACGACGTTCCTAGAGGAAGAGGAAGGCGCCCGTGCTCCCGAAGTAAGCCGCTCAACGTTGCGAGGGAGCAAGCGTTCTAGCAGTAAAGAGTCAATTCAGGCGATGCTCATCGAATCACTTGTACCGCTGGCAGAGCAGCTCCAGCGAATTCATGCGATGCTCGATACGCTCGCCAAGCAAGTGCTGTCGCAGCAATTGGTCAAAGAATACTACAGCACCAAAGAGGCCGCGAAAGTGTTGGGCAAACGTCCCTATACGGTGCGGGAATGGTGTCGCATGGGCCGCATTCGTGCTGAGAAAGCTGACTTCGGTCGCGGACTGGACGAGGAGTGGCGGATTTCGCACGACGAACTGGTGCGGATTCAAAATGAAGGCTTGATGACACTCAAGCCGGAAAGCCGAATCGGTGGCCCCAGGCGCGTCGCGAAAAAGCAGGCTGGTTAA
- a CDS encoding thioredoxin domain-containing protein: protein MNRLADESSPYLLQHQNNPVDWYPWGPESLQRAKAEQKPIFLSIGYSACHWCHVMEHESFENPDIARLMNENFVCIKVDREERPDLDHIYMNAVQLLTGRGGWPMSVFLTPDLQPFYGGTYWPPTARMGMPGFDQVLLAVANAWQERRQQAIEQAAELTGHISQLAALPTAAGELSQKLIDVAGAALERSFDFHHGGFGGAPKFPHPMDLQVLLRLWKRHRRPGLLGMVTTTLDKMAAGGIYDHLGGGFHRYSVDEHWLVPHFEKMLYDNALLTTAYTEGFLATHNAEYARVARETCDYLLRDLTDPAGGFYSTEDADSEGAEGKFYVWTPQEIATVLGTKTAEVFCYVYDVSEAGNFEEQSILNLPKPLEVCAKIKQRDPAELRAVLAASRQKLLEVRGRRVRPGRDDKVLVAWNGLMIDALSRAAVALSEPRYIAAAVNAANFILHDMRRSDGRLLHTWRAGKAKYDAYLDDYAALANALVSLYEATFNERYIDEAVRLAEIVLTHFADGEAGGFFYTADDHEQLIARHKDIQDSSVPSGNALMATVLVRLGKLTGRANYLEAAERTLRMAIGLLERAPTVAGQMLLAIDMLLGPTPEIVLVGNKANSDTSAILLELHRRFIPNKIVALRSPTAESSQPHSIALDPLFAGKAPLSSEPTLFICENFACQAPVSGHAAAVEKIATLAGE, encoded by the coding sequence ATGAACCGGCTTGCCGACGAATCGTCACCCTATCTGTTGCAGCACCAGAACAACCCGGTCGATTGGTATCCCTGGGGGCCAGAATCGCTGCAGCGCGCAAAGGCCGAGCAAAAGCCGATTTTTTTGTCGATCGGCTATTCCGCCTGCCACTGGTGCCACGTCATGGAGCACGAAAGTTTTGAAAATCCAGACATTGCACGGCTCATGAACGAAAACTTCGTGTGCATCAAGGTCGATCGCGAGGAACGCCCCGACTTGGATCATATTTACATGAATGCCGTGCAATTGCTCACGGGCCGCGGCGGCTGGCCCATGTCTGTGTTTCTCACGCCCGATTTGCAGCCGTTTTATGGCGGAACTTATTGGCCGCCGACCGCGAGAATGGGCATGCCGGGATTCGATCAAGTGCTGCTGGCCGTGGCCAATGCTTGGCAGGAGCGGCGGCAACAAGCCATTGAACAAGCGGCGGAATTGACCGGGCACATTTCACAATTGGCGGCGCTGCCGACAGCTGCAGGAGAGCTGTCGCAAAAACTAATCGACGTCGCTGGCGCGGCCTTGGAACGCAGTTTCGACTTCCACCATGGTGGTTTTGGCGGCGCGCCGAAATTTCCGCACCCGATGGATTTGCAAGTGCTGTTGCGGTTGTGGAAGCGCCATCGCCGGCCCGGCTTGTTGGGCATGGTAACCACCACGCTTGATAAGATGGCCGCAGGAGGAATTTACGATCACCTGGGCGGCGGGTTTCATCGCTACTCAGTCGACGAACATTGGTTGGTGCCGCACTTCGAAAAAATGCTGTATGACAATGCGCTGTTGACAACCGCCTATACGGAAGGATTTCTTGCTACCCATAACGCCGAATACGCCAGGGTGGCGAGGGAAACGTGCGATTACTTACTGCGAGATTTGACAGATCCGGCGGGCGGCTTTTATAGCACCGAAGACGCCGACAGTGAAGGCGCGGAAGGAAAATTCTACGTTTGGACACCGCAGGAAATTGCGACCGTGCTAGGAACGAAAACCGCGGAAGTTTTTTGCTATGTTTACGATGTAAGCGAAGCGGGCAACTTCGAAGAGCAAAGCATCTTAAATTTGCCAAAGCCGCTTGAAGTGTGCGCCAAAATCAAGCAGCGTGATCCAGCTGAACTCCGAGCTGTACTGGCCGCGAGCCGGCAGAAACTATTGGAAGTGCGCGGCCGCCGAGTGCGGCCAGGACGAGACGATAAAGTGCTCGTCGCCTGGAATGGGCTGATGATCGATGCATTATCGCGTGCAGCGGTGGCCCTGAGTGAACCGCGCTACATTGCGGCGGCTGTCAACGCAGCAAATTTCATTCTGCACGACATGCGCCGATCTGACGGACGCTTGCTACACACCTGGCGGGCCGGAAAAGCAAAGTATGATGCTTATCTCGACGATTACGCGGCGCTGGCCAATGCGCTGGTAAGTTTGTATGAAGCCACGTTCAACGAACGATACATTGACGAAGCAGTTCGGTTAGCTGAGATCGTGCTGACACACTTTGCCGACGGTGAAGCAGGCGGTTTTTTTTATACTGCCGACGATCACGAGCAACTTATCGCCCGACACAAGGATATTCAAGATAGTTCCGTTCCCAGCGGCAATGCGCTGATGGCCACAGTGCTTGTGCGACTGGGCAAACTCACCGGCAGGGCAAATTATCTGGAGGCCGCCGAAAGAACTTTGAGAATGGCTATCGGTTTGTTAGAGCGGGCGCCAACCGTTGCGGGGCAAATGCTGCTGGCGATAGATATGCTCCTGGGGCCGACACCGGAAATTGTGCTTGTGGGCAACAAAGCCAATTCTGACACTTCCGCCATCCTGCTCGAATTACACCGCCGATTCATTCCCAACAAGATCGTCGCCCTGCGGTCGCCAACCGCTGAATCTTCCCAACCGCATTCAATTGCGCTCGACCCGCTGTTCGCCGGCAAAGCGCCGCTTTCATCCGAACCCACGCTGTTCATTTGCGAAAACTTCGCCTGCCAAGCGCCGGTCAGCGGCCATGCTGCAGCAGTTGAGAAAATTGCGACGCTCGCTGGCGAATAG
- the panB gene encoding 3-methyl-2-oxobutanoate hydroxymethyltransferase, which yields MDKPDTQRMTVPRFAALKSAGHKITVLTAYDYTMAALLDATGIEGILVGDSMSMVVQGHPNTLPVTLDEMIYHAEMVGRAVQHALLIVDMPFPSYHLGVPKAIENAGRILKETRCQAVKLEGGADQADVIRGLVSAGIPVMAHVGLRPQSVHVLGGYKVQRDEARLLNDARAAQESGAFAIVLECIPAEIAAKITKTLTIPTIGIGAGVDCDGQVLVVNDLLGITSGYVPKFVKAYADLKTTIANAVGHFREDVRSGKFPGPDQAFH from the coding sequence ATGGATAAACCCGATACCCAGCGAATGACGGTGCCGCGGTTTGCGGCCCTCAAATCGGCCGGTCACAAAATCACAGTTCTTACAGCCTACGACTACACCATGGCGGCCCTGCTGGACGCCACCGGCATCGAAGGCATTTTGGTTGGCGATAGTATGTCGATGGTTGTGCAAGGACACCCCAACACTTTGCCTGTCACACTGGACGAAATGATTTATCATGCCGAGATGGTCGGCCGTGCTGTGCAGCATGCGCTGTTGATCGTCGACATGCCGTTTCCCAGTTATCATTTAGGCGTGCCCAAAGCGATCGAAAACGCCGGCCGTATTCTCAAAGAAACGCGTTGCCAGGCGGTGAAGTTGGAAGGGGGGGCCGATCAGGCCGATGTGATCCGCGGCCTGGTCTCGGCCGGCATTCCAGTGATGGCCCATGTGGGCTTGCGACCGCAAAGCGTGCACGTGCTAGGCGGTTACAAAGTGCAGCGTGACGAAGCTCGTTTGCTGAACGATGCCCGGGCGGCTCAGGAATCGGGCGCTTTTGCGATTGTGCTGGAGTGCATTCCGGCCGAGATTGCGGCGAAGATCACTAAGACGCTCACGATTCCGACCATCGGCATCGGCGCCGGCGTCGATTGCGACGGGCAGGTACTAGTTGTAAATGACCTCCTGGGCATTACCAGCGGCTATGTACCAAAATTTGTGAAAGCCTATGCGGATTTGAAAACCACCATCGCCAACGCGGTGGGCCATTTCCGAGAAGACGTTCGCAGTGGCAAATTTCCGGGACCCGACCAAGCCTTTCATTGA
- a CDS encoding site-specific integrase, whose amino-acid sequence MATLEKRSGKYRVIFYFGRERFARSLKTNNQREALASLARLDDNLRRVELGLLTPPDDVDLVSFLLSDGRVQGKPSMAPIRTLGALFKNYFASIPVAALEQTTRDGMEIHVNHLKRILGSHCSIPELEGADLQRYIEQRSRGKGIHGRKLSAATIKKELVTLRTVWNWSFHMGVVKRPYPNRGLLFPKMTEKPPFQTFAEVSRRVDKGGLTPAEEADLWDCVFLTLPDITELLEYVRVKAVQPFIYPMFVFAAHTGARRSEMIRSLLTDLDFQSQSAIIHERKRKKGKLSTRRVPLSPLLIDVLKGWLSHHPGGLYTFSQQLEVERSKKTRTEFGLLTRDESHDHFKRTLANSKWSRLRGWHVLRHSFCSNCAARGVDQRLINAWVGHQSEEMVDRYRHLIPNQQQEAIRSVFA is encoded by the coding sequence ATGGCGACTCTCGAAAAACGCTCCGGCAAGTATCGTGTCATCTTCTACTTCGGCAGGGAGCGCTTCGCCCGTTCCCTGAAGACGAACAACCAGCGTGAGGCGCTCGCCTCGCTGGCGCGACTGGACGACAATTTGCGTCGAGTTGAGTTGGGACTTCTAACGCCTCCCGACGATGTCGATTTGGTGAGCTTTCTGTTGTCGGATGGCCGAGTGCAAGGCAAGCCATCAATGGCGCCGATTCGCACACTCGGTGCGCTTTTCAAGAACTACTTTGCTTCGATTCCCGTCGCAGCACTAGAGCAAACTACCCGTGACGGGATGGAGATTCATGTCAACCATCTGAAGCGCATTCTGGGAAGTCACTGTTCGATTCCAGAACTCGAAGGCGCAGATTTGCAGCGGTACATCGAGCAGCGTTCGCGGGGAAAGGGCATTCACGGTCGGAAACTCAGTGCTGCCACTATCAAAAAAGAACTGGTGACTTTGCGAACGGTTTGGAACTGGTCGTTCCACATGGGCGTCGTGAAACGCCCGTATCCTAATCGGGGATTGCTGTTTCCCAAAATGACAGAGAAGCCACCCTTTCAGACCTTTGCCGAAGTCTCCCGACGCGTGGATAAGGGCGGGCTCACTCCAGCGGAAGAAGCAGATCTGTGGGATTGCGTATTCCTGACACTCCCCGACATCACCGAACTCTTGGAATATGTTCGAGTCAAGGCGGTGCAGCCGTTTATCTATCCCATGTTCGTCTTCGCTGCTCACACCGGCGCCCGGCGCAGTGAAATGATTCGCTCCTTACTTACTGACCTCGATTTTCAATCGCAATCGGCAATTATCCACGAAAGAAAACGCAAAAAAGGCAAGCTCAGCACACGGCGCGTACCACTCTCGCCGCTGTTGATCGACGTTCTGAAAGGTTGGCTGTCTCATCATCCCGGTGGTCTGTATACCTTTTCACAGCAACTCGAAGTGGAGCGCAGCAAGAAAACCCGGACTGAGTTCGGTTTGCTAACCCGCGATGAATCGCACGATCACTTCAAGCGGACACTGGCCAACTCGAAATGGTCGCGACTGCGGGGATGGCACGTTCTGCGTCACTCATTCTGTTCCAACTGCGCGGCTCGCGGCGTCGACCAACGATTGATCAACGCCTGGGTCGGCCACCAGTCAGAAGAAATGGTGGACCGTTATCGTCATTTAATTCCCAATCAGCAGCAGGAAGCGATTCGATCGGTGTTCGCGTAA